One segment of Rosa chinensis cultivar Old Blush chromosome 6, RchiOBHm-V2, whole genome shotgun sequence DNA contains the following:
- the LOC112171301 gene encoding uncharacterized protein LOC112171301, translated as MNLIFHNILGKILEVYIDDVVVKSKQCGHHITNLKRVFEQMRLHRLKMNPAKCVFGVQAGDFLGFIIHQRGIEVPEDKASAVINASSLRTKKELQRLLGKINFLRRFISNSAEYEALIIGLRVLLELGVRDVQICGDSLLVINQLQEKYMCVSCLLVLYLNRAIELLDQFNDLDLEYIPRERNFAANELAQLATGITLKYGVRERNLKVERRTCLLSSRDLIHQTIQSLRPSNLLI; from the exons atgaacctgattttCCACAATATCCTGGGGAAaattttagaggtttacattgatgacgtgGTCGTCAAGTCCAAGCAGTGCGGGCATCACATCACGAATCTCAAAAGAGTCTTCGAGCAAATGCGGCTGCACAGGCTCAAGATGAACCCCGCCAAGTGCGTTTTCggagttcaagcaggagattttctaggcTTCATCATCCATCAAAGGGGTATTGAAGTCCCTGAGGATAAGGCAAGCGCAGTCATCAACGCCTCTTCCCTGCGCACAAAGAAAGAGCTACAACGATtactgggtaagatcaacttccTGAGACGTTTCAtatctaactctgcag agtatgaggccctcattattGGCCTAAGGGTGTTACTGGAGCTAGGAGTAAGAGATGTCCAAATATGCGGTGATTCTTTGCTTGTCATAAATCAACTTCAAGAGAAGTACATGTGTGTGAGCTGCTTGCTTGTATTGTATTTAAATCGCGCCATTGAACTTCTGGATCAATTCAATGACTTGGATTTGGAATATATCCCTCGCGAGCGCAACTTTGCTGCCAACGAACTGGCTCAACTGGCTACAGGCATTACTTTGAAATATGGGGTTCGCGAGCGAAACCTGAAAGTTGAACGACGCACGTGCCTTCTTAGCTCGCGCGACCTGATTCACCAGACGATCCAGTCGTTGCGGCCTTCAAACCTATTGATATAG